A genome region from Manis pentadactyla isolate mManPen7 chromosome 5, mManPen7.hap1, whole genome shotgun sequence includes the following:
- the JADE1 gene encoding protein Jade-1 isoform X6, with the protein MKRGRLPSSSEDSDDNGSLSTTWSQNSRSQNRRSSCSRHEDRKPSEVFRTDLITAMKLHDSYQLNPDEYYVLADPWRQEWEKGVQVPVSPGTIPQPVARVISEEKSLMFIRPKKYIVSSGSEPPDLGYVDIRTLADSVCRYDLNDMDAAWLELTNEELKEMGMSELDEYTMERVLEEFEQRCYDNMNHAIETEEGLGIEYDEDVVCDVCQSPDGEDGNEMVFCDKCNICVHQACYGILKVPEGSWLCRTCALGVQPKCLLCPKKGGAMKPTRSGTKWVHVSCALWIPEVSIGSPEKMEPITKVSHIPSSRWALVCSLCSEKFGASIQCSVKNCRTAFHVTCAFDRGLEMKTILAENDEVKFKSYCPKHSSHRKAEECLGEGATRENGSPECAPRSPLEPFASLEQNQEEAHRVSVRKQKLQQLEDEFYTFVNLLDVARALRLPEEVVDFLYQYWKLKRKVNFNKPLITPKKDEEDNLAKREQDVLFRRLQLFTHLRQDLERVMIDTDTL; encoded by the exons GCCTGTCAACTACTTGGTCACAGAATTCCCGATCCCAGAACAGGAGAAGTTCCTGCTCTAGACATGAAGATCGAAAACCTTCAGAG GTGTTTCGGACAGACCTGATCACTGCTATGAAGTTGCATGATTCCTACCAGCTGAACCCAGATGAGTACTATGTGTTGGCAGATCCCTGGAgacaggagtgggagaaaggggtccAGGTGCCCGTCAGTCCTGGGACCATCCCTCAGCCTGTGGCCAG GGTCATCTCTGAAGAGAAATCCCTCATGTTCATCAGGCCCAAGAAATATATCGTCTCCTCAGGCTCCGAGCCTCCCGACTTGGGCTACGTTGACATCCGGACGCTGGCTGACAGTGTGTGTCGTTACGACCTCAATGACATGGACGCCGCATGGCTGGAACTGACCAATGAGGAGCTGAAGGAGATGG GAATGTCTGAGTTGGATGAATACACCATGGAGAGGGTCCTGGAGGAGTTTGAGCAGCGCTGCTATGACAATATGAATCATGCCATCGAGACTGAAGAAGGCCTAGGGATCGAGTATGATGAAGACGTTGTCTGTGACGTCTGCCAGTCGCCGGACGGGGAGGATGGCAACGAGATGGTGTTCTGTGACAAGTGTAATATCTGCGTGCACCAG GCCTGTTACGGAATCCTCAAGGTCCcagagggcagctggctgtgccgGACGTGTGCCCTGGGGGTTCAGCCGAAGTGCTTGCTGTGTCCCAAGAAAGGAGGAGCTATGAAGCCGACCCGCAGTGGGACCAAGTGGGTCCATGTCAGCTGTGCTCTGTGGATCCCTGAG GTGAGCATCGGCAGCCCCGAGAAGATGGAGCCCATCACGAAGGTGTCCCACATCCCCAGCAGTCGGTGGGCACTGGTGTGCAGCCTCTGCAGCGAGAAGTTTGGGGCCTCCATACAG TGCTCTGTGAAGAACTGCCGCACAGCTTTCCACGTGACTTGTGCTTTTGACCGGGGCCTGGAGATGAAGACCATCTTGGCAGAGAATGACGAAGTCAAGTTCAAGTCCTACTGTCCGAAGCACAGCTCCCACAGGAAAGCCGAGGAGTGCCTCGGCGAGGGGGCCACGCGGGAGAACGGGTCCCCTGAGTGTGCCCCCAGAAGTCCACTGGAGCCCTTTGCCAGCCTTGAGCAGAATCAAGAGGAGGCCCACCGGGTGAGTGTCCGTAAGCAGAAGCTGCAGCAGCTGGAAGATGAGTTCTACACCTTCGTCAACCTGCTGGATGTTGCCAGAGCCCTGCGGCTGCCCGAGGAAGTAGTGGATTTCCTGTACCAGTACTGGAAGTTGAAGAGGAAGGTCAACTTCAACAAGCCCCTGATCACTCCAAAGAAAGATGAAGAGGACAATCTAGCGAAGCGGGAGCAGGATGTCTTGTTTAGGAGGCTGCAGCTGTTCACGCACCTGCGGCAGGACCTGGAGAGGGTAATGATTGACACTGACACCTTGTAG